A DNA window from Undibacterium sp. YM2 contains the following coding sequences:
- the kdpB gene encoding potassium-transporting ATPase subunit KdpB, whose product MPAVIDSFKKLSPRTQLRSPVMFVVYVGSIITSMLFVQSLMGQGEASPGFILAISIWLWFTVLFANFAEALAEGRSKAQAASLRALKQTVMAKKLTIPKHGTTWLPAQANDLRKGDVVLVEANDVIPIDGEVIEGVATVDESAITGESAPVIRESGGDFSAVTGGTRVLSDWLVMRVTSNPGEAFIDRMIAMVEGAKRQKTPNEVALTILLVALTIIFLVVTVTLLPFSLFSVDAAKAAGFASAPISITVLIALLVCLIPTTIGGLLSAIGVAGMSRMMQANVIATSGRAVEAAGDVDVLMLDKTGTITLGNRQASDFFPAPGVSLPQLADSAQLASLADETPEGRSIVIFAKQKYNLREREMASLNATFVQFTAQTRMSGVDIGNRQIRKGAADSVKKFVESLGRPFPAELSKTVDDISRRGSTPLVVVDDGKVMGAIELKDIVKGGIKERFAELRRMGIKTIMITGDNRLTAAAIAAEAGVDDFLAEATPEDKLKLIRSHQAEGRLVAMTGDGTNDAPALAQADVAVAMASGTQAAKEAGNMVDLDSNPTKLLEIVEIGKQMLMTRGSLTTFSIANDIAKYFAIIPAAFVATYPQLKALDIMHLTSPSSAIMSAVIFNALIIVFLIPLALKGVKYRAIGASLLLRRNLLIYGLGGIVLPFVGIKLIDVILAVLHLA is encoded by the coding sequence ATGCCTGCCGTCATCGATTCATTCAAAAAACTCAGCCCACGCACGCAATTGCGTAGCCCGGTGATGTTTGTCGTGTATGTAGGCAGCATCATCACCAGCATGCTGTTCGTGCAATCCCTGATGGGTCAGGGTGAAGCCAGCCCTGGCTTTATCCTGGCGATTTCCATCTGGTTATGGTTCACCGTCCTGTTTGCCAATTTTGCCGAAGCGCTGGCAGAAGGCCGCAGCAAGGCCCAGGCCGCTTCCCTGCGCGCATTGAAGCAAACCGTGATGGCCAAAAAACTGACCATACCAAAACATGGCACGACCTGGCTGCCAGCCCAGGCCAATGACTTGCGCAAGGGCGATGTGGTACTGGTGGAAGCCAATGATGTTATCCCTATCGATGGCGAAGTCATAGAAGGCGTGGCGACGGTGGACGAAAGCGCCATCACCGGTGAATCAGCACCCGTGATACGTGAATCTGGCGGTGACTTTTCTGCCGTCACCGGCGGTACCCGCGTCTTGTCTGACTGGCTGGTGATGCGTGTGACATCCAACCCAGGTGAAGCCTTCATCGACCGCATGATCGCCATGGTAGAAGGCGCGAAACGCCAGAAGACCCCGAATGAAGTCGCCCTGACCATTTTGCTGGTGGCCCTGACCATCATCTTCCTGGTAGTGACTGTGACCTTGTTGCCGTTCTCCCTGTTCAGCGTTGATGCCGCCAAGGCTGCGGGTTTTGCTTCTGCGCCTATCTCTATCACGGTGCTGATCGCCTTGCTGGTTTGCCTGATCCCCACCACCATAGGCGGCTTGTTGTCTGCCATTGGTGTAGCTGGCATGAGCCGCATGATGCAGGCGAATGTCATCGCCACGTCTGGCCGTGCGGTGGAAGCTGCGGGTGACGTTGATGTATTGATGCTTGATAAAACCGGCACTATCACCCTGGGTAACCGCCAGGCATCTGACTTTTTCCCTGCACCTGGTGTGAGCCTGCCACAACTGGCTGACTCTGCCCAACTGGCTTCCCTCGCAGATGAAACACCAGAAGGCCGCAGCATCGTTATCTTTGCCAAGCAAAAATATAATTTGCGTGAACGTGAGATGGCCAGCCTGAACGCGACTTTCGTACAATTCACCGCACAAACCCGCATGAGTGGTGTCGATATCGGCAATCGCCAGATACGCAAGGGCGCTGCAGATTCCGTCAAGAAGTTCGTGGAATCGCTCGGTCGCCCCTTCCCTGCTGAACTCAGTAAAACCGTGGATGATATTTCACGCCGCGGCAGCACGCCATTGGTCGTCGTCGATGATGGCAAGGTCATGGGTGCGATAGAGCTCAAAGATATCGTCAAGGGCGGCATCAAGGAAAGGTTTGCCGAGCTGCGCCGCATGGGCATCAAAACCATCATGATCACCGGTGATAACCGCCTGACTGCCGCAGCGATTGCCGCCGAGGCCGGTGTCGATGACTTTCTGGCAGAAGCCACGCCAGAAGATAAACTCAAGCTGATACGCAGCCATCAGGCTGAAGGCCGCCTGGTTGCCATGACGGGTGACGGCACCAATGATGCACCGGCACTGGCACAGGCTGACGTGGCAGTCGCCATGGCATCCGGCACACAGGCGGCAAAAGAGGCAGGCAATATGGTGGACCTGGATTCCAACCCTACCAAACTGCTGGAAATCGTCGAGATAGGCAAACAGATGCTGATGACACGCGGTTCGCTGACGACGTTCTCGATTGCGAATGATATCGCCAAGTATTTTGCGATTATCCCGGCAGCCTTTGTCGCCACTTATCCACAGCTCAAGGCGCTGGACATCATGCACCTGACCAGTCCTTCATCGGCCATCATGTCTGCGGTGATCTTTAATGCCCTGATCATCGTTTTCCTGATCCCGCTGGCTTTGAAGGGCGTCAAATATCGCGCCATTGGTGCATCGCTGCTGTTGCGCCGTAATTTGCTGATCTATGGCCTGGGTGGCATCGTCCTGCCTTTTGTTGGCATCAAGCTCATTGATGTCATCCTGGCCGTGTTGCATCTTGCCTGA
- the kdpC gene encoding potassium-transporting ATPase subunit KdpC yields the protein MSTITNNDTGNSIFRPAIVLLAGLTLVVGVFYPYAMTGVGKVLFSDQAEGSLITQNGKTVGSSLIGQAFTSPKYFWGRPSATGPMPNNAGASSGSNFGPTNAAQIDAIKGRVEALKAADPGNTAKIPVDLVTASASGLDPEISLAAANYQLARVARERKLQESQVKAIIDQLAQHPALGLLGEARVNVLALNLALDKLGK from the coding sequence ATGAGTACTATTACAAACAATGATACGGGCAATTCTATCTTCCGCCCTGCCATCGTCCTGCTCGCCGGGCTGACACTGGTGGTTGGGGTCTTCTATCCCTATGCCATGACAGGCGTTGGCAAGGTGCTTTTTAGCGATCAGGCAGAAGGCAGCTTGATTACGCAGAATGGCAAGACCGTTGGTTCTTCCCTGATAGGTCAGGCTTTCACGTCACCCAAGTATTTTTGGGGCAGGCCATCTGCGACTGGCCCCATGCCAAATAACGCTGGTGCGTCCAGTGGTTCTAACTTCGGTCCGACTAACGCGGCGCAAATAGATGCCATCAAGGGCAGGGTCGAGGCACTGAAGGCGGCTGACCCTGGCAATACGGCAAAAATCCCTGTCGATCTGGTGACAGCATCAGCCAGTGGGCTTGATCCTGAAATCAGCCTGGCGGCTGCCAATTACCAGTTGGCCAGGGTGGCACGCGAACGCAAGCTGCAAGAGTCGCAAGTCAAGGCTATCATAGACCAGTTGGCGCAACATCCTGCCCTGGGTTTGCTGGGTGAGGCCAGGGTCAATGTGCTGGCTTTGAATCTGGCACTGGACAAGCTCGGCAAGTAG
- the kdpF gene encoding K(+)-transporting ATPase subunit F: MNPFYILGTVVAAALFVYLIAALLNAEEL, encoded by the coding sequence ATGAATCCCTTCTACATCCTGGGCACGGTGGTGGCTGCCGCCCTGTTCGTCTATCTGATCGCAGCCTTGTTGAATGCCGAGGAGCTGTGA
- a CDS encoding Dyp-type peroxidase, which yields MNLFQEGILQAVPAHAVYLSLNIKAGANAVTVRKVVHDLADKTDGQNLVIGFGASLLQLLGSEITGMKEFHGIEGSRMRLPATPAALWCWLRQHERGDLVRQLHQLLSLLAPAFEVQQQVDAFKYKEGRDLSGYEDGTENPHDDAAIAAAFVAGDTPGLAGSSFVAIQQWAHKFDRFDAMATADQDNAIGRRRSDNEELEDAPESAHVKRTAQEDFTPEAFMLRRSMPWSAQDKAGLYFVAFANSFYPFEVQLKRMSGAEDGVTDALFQFTVPQTGSYFWCPPMQDGKPDLRLLNLV from the coding sequence ATGAACTTATTCCAGGAAGGCATATTGCAGGCAGTCCCTGCCCATGCCGTTTATCTCAGTCTGAATATTAAGGCAGGTGCTAATGCCGTAACTGTCAGGAAGGTAGTACACGATCTTGCAGACAAGACTGATGGTCAGAATCTGGTCATCGGTTTCGGTGCCAGCCTCTTGCAGTTATTGGGCAGTGAGATCACAGGCATGAAAGAATTCCATGGCATAGAGGGTAGCCGCATGCGCCTGCCTGCGACACCTGCCGCATTGTGGTGCTGGTTGCGTCAGCATGAACGCGGTGATCTGGTGCGCCAGTTACACCAACTTCTGTCTTTGCTGGCACCGGCATTTGAAGTACAACAGCAGGTCGATGCCTTCAAATACAAGGAAGGCCGAGACCTCAGCGGTTATGAAGATGGTACCGAGAATCCGCATGACGATGCCGCCATCGCTGCTGCTTTTGTGGCGGGTGATACGCCTGGTTTGGCAGGTTCGAGTTTTGTCGCCATCCAGCAATGGGCACACAAATTTGATCGCTTTGATGCCATGGCAACAGCAGACCAGGACAATGCCATAGGCCGCCGCCGCAGTGATAATGAAGAACTCGAAGATGCGCCAGAATCAGCCCACGTCAAACGTACTGCGCAGGAAGATTTCACGCCTGAGGCCTTCATGCTCAGGCGTTCCATGCCCTGGTCTGCGCAGGACAAGGCTGGCTTGTATTTTGTCGCCTTTGCCAATTCCTTCTACCCGTTTGAAGTGCAGTTGAAACGCATGTCGGGTGCTGAAGATGGTGTCACTGATGCCCTGTTCCAGTTCACTGTGCCGCAGACGGGCAGCTATTTCTGGTGCCCGCCCATGCAGGATGGCAAGCCCGATCTGCGCTTATTGAACCTGGTCTGA
- a CDS encoding EAL domain-containing protein, giving the protein MHKSEQFANTRNFRQELRLGHFLLIMLAYFGAGRIGLSIPYVNPNVSLIWLPTGIAITGLLRYGKLASAAVFIAAWLLEMSAGFSVLVAGSLAIGNTLGPVLSKWLLRKQGFRRDFSRRRDVIGFGVAVMLGMCISATGGTLTLWLHGLNVDPAAVWLTWWAGDTVGALLAAPLLLSFSLKSLSGFSRRRKEIFGFLLLFALANWLIFASPYSHLHLTFIMVGIMIWAAMRFGITGASCAVLITSLFSAWATSHSMGPFYDGGQANLLILWAYMTTMVLITLIITALQSESIDATRQIQEAYQRINKVASRLPGLVMQYRIRPDHSASIPFASDAIVQMFEVTHEEVRDDALHLFNRIDPQDIEKGTELIREAMRNLAPWQSEFRMHRKDGTVRWLYLDGLPEPEPGGSMLWHCFITDITDRKQAEQDLRIAACTFESQEGIFVTDANWIMLRLNQAFTRISGYTTADLVGRRPPLHKTKQQDRDFFEQINLSLAEHRYWHGELWSRRKNGEIYPQMVTLTAITDSRGEVSNYIGSFNDISRHKGYEAEIRNLAFYDPLTQLPNRRLLMDRLQHLISVSNRKDNHSAILFIDLDNFKTLNDTRGHDAGDLLLIETASRLQTCVRDSDTVARLGGDEFVVVLEELSVEKEDALRQADRIAEKIRKLLSEPYQITDFEHHGSSSIGVCLFQGGDITVKDLFKRADTAMYEAKTAGRNAVRFFDPAMQAILVVRMLLESNLRVALANNQFQLYYQVQVNSEGKLIGAEALLRWIHPDRGFISPADFIPLAEETGLIIPIGLWVLETACAQIKQWEGSKETRHLTLAVNVSAKQFQQVDFVDTLSEIIRRHKIDPTRLKIELTESTVLDNVDATTEKMHELKKLGIAFSMDDFGTGYSSLAYLQRLPLNQLKIDQSFVRDLSHDENDATIVRAIISLGVNLGLNVIAEGVETSAQRAFLIAHNCYAFQGYYFSKPLPLEGFLALLKAPESDQVQ; this is encoded by the coding sequence ATGCATAAATCAGAGCAATTTGCCAATACAAGAAACTTTCGCCAGGAACTAAGGCTGGGGCATTTTCTATTGATCATGCTGGCCTACTTTGGTGCCGGTCGCATAGGTTTGTCCATTCCCTACGTCAACCCGAATGTCAGCCTGATCTGGCTGCCAACCGGCATTGCCATCACTGGCTTGCTGCGCTATGGCAAGCTGGCCTCGGCAGCGGTGTTCATCGCGGCCTGGCTGCTGGAAATGTCGGCAGGTTTCAGTGTGCTGGTGGCTGGCAGTCTGGCGATAGGGAATACGTTGGGGCCTGTGCTGAGTAAATGGTTATTGCGCAAACAGGGTTTCAGGCGTGATTTTTCAAGACGGCGTGACGTTATCGGCTTTGGCGTGGCTGTCATGCTGGGCATGTGCATCTCGGCGACCGGTGGTACGCTCACGCTGTGGCTGCATGGCCTGAACGTTGATCCGGCGGCGGTCTGGCTGACCTGGTGGGCAGGGGACACTGTAGGTGCCTTGCTGGCAGCACCACTGTTGTTGTCTTTTTCACTGAAATCCTTGTCTGGCTTTTCCAGACGCAGGAAGGAAATCTTTGGCTTTCTGCTCTTGTTTGCACTGGCCAACTGGCTGATCTTTGCGTCCCCTTACAGCCACCTGCACCTGACCTTCATCATGGTGGGCATCATGATCTGGGCAGCCATGCGCTTTGGCATTACCGGTGCCTCTTGCGCAGTGCTGATCACGTCTTTGTTCTCGGCCTGGGCAACATCGCACAGCATGGGGCCGTTTTATGACGGTGGCCAGGCCAACCTGCTGATATTGTGGGCCTATATGACGACCATGGTGCTGATCACCCTGATCATCACTGCCCTGCAGTCAGAAAGCATAGACGCCACCCGTCAGATACAGGAAGCTTATCAACGTATCAATAAAGTCGCTTCGCGCCTGCCTGGCCTGGTCATGCAATACCGCATACGGCCTGACCATAGTGCGAGCATCCCTTTTGCCAGCGATGCCATCGTGCAGATGTTTGAAGTCACGCATGAAGAAGTCAGGGACGATGCCCTGCATTTGTTTAATCGCATAGACCCGCAGGATATAGAAAAGGGCACTGAACTGATACGTGAAGCCATGCGCAACCTGGCACCATGGCAAAGCGAATTCCGCATGCATCGCAAGGATGGTACGGTACGCTGGCTGTATCTCGATGGCTTGCCTGAGCCCGAGCCCGGCGGTTCGATGTTATGGCATTGCTTTATCACCGACATCACCGACCGCAAACAGGCCGAACAGGATTTGCGCATTGCTGCCTGTACCTTTGAGTCACAGGAAGGTATTTTCGTCACGGATGCCAACTGGATCATGCTGAGACTGAACCAGGCTTTCACCCGTATTTCTGGCTATACGACAGCAGACCTGGTAGGCAGGCGCCCGCCCCTGCACAAGACCAAGCAACAGGACAGGGATTTTTTTGAGCAGATCAATCTCTCACTGGCAGAACACCGCTACTGGCATGGCGAACTATGGAGCCGCCGCAAGAATGGGGAAATTTATCCGCAAATGGTGACTCTGACAGCGATCACCGATAGCCGTGGCGAAGTCAGCAATTACATAGGTTCTTTCAATGACATCAGCCGCCACAAAGGTTATGAAGCCGAGATACGCAATCTGGCTTTTTATGATCCGCTGACGCAATTACCGAACCGCCGTTTGCTGATGGACAGGTTGCAACACCTGATCTCGGTCAGCAACCGCAAGGACAATCATAGCGCCATCCTTTTCATTGACCTTGATAATTTCAAGACCCTCAACGATACCCGTGGTCATGATGCTGGCGATCTGCTCTTGATAGAAACTGCCAGCCGCCTGCAAACCTGTGTACGCGACAGTGACACCGTGGCACGCCTCGGTGGCGATGAATTTGTCGTGGTGCTCGAAGAACTGAGTGTAGAAAAAGAAGATGCTCTGCGCCAGGCTGACCGCATTGCCGAAAAAATACGCAAGTTGCTGAGCGAGCCCTATCAGATCACCGACTTTGAACATCATGGGTCTAGCAGTATAGGTGTCTGCCTGTTCCAGGGGGGTGATATCACGGTCAAGGATTTGTTCAAGCGCGCCGATACGGCCATGTATGAAGCCAAGACCGCAGGCCGCAATGCGGTGCGCTTTTTTGACCCGGCCATGCAAGCCATACTCGTAGTGCGCATGCTGCTGGAATCGAATTTGCGCGTGGCACTGGCGAATAATCAATTCCAGTTGTACTACCAGGTGCAAGTCAATTCCGAAGGCAAGCTCATCGGTGCAGAAGCCCTGCTGCGCTGGATACATCCTGACCGTGGTTTTATTTCACCGGCAGATTTCATCCCGCTGGCTGAAGAAACCGGCCTGATTATACCCATAGGTTTATGGGTACTGGAAACTGCTTGCGCCCAGATCAAGCAATGGGAAGGCAGCAAGGAAACCCGTCACCTGACCCTGGCGGTGAATGTCAGCGCCAAGCAATTCCAGCAAGTCGATTTTGTTGATACCCTCAGTGAAATCATCCGGCGTCACAAGATAGACCCAACCCGCCTGAAAATAGAATTGACGGAGAGTACCGTGCTCGACAATGTCGATGCCACGACCGAAAAAATGCATGAATTGAAAAAACTCGGTATTGCTTTTTCCATGGATGATTTTGGCACTGGCTATTCTTCACTGGCCTATTTGCAACGCCTGCCGCTGAACCAGTTGAAGATAGACCAGTCTTTTGTGCGCGATCTCAGCCACGATGAAAACGATGCGACCATCGTCCGCGCGATTATTTCATTGGGCGTTAACCTGGGTTTGAATGTGATTGCCGAAGGGGTGGAAACCAGTGCCCAGCGGGCATTTTTGATTGCGCATAATTGCTATGCCTTCCAGGGTTATTACTTCTCCAAACCCTTGCCACTGGAAGGCTTCCTCGCCTTGTTAAAAGCGCCGGAGTCAGACCAGGTTCAATAA
- the kdpA gene encoding potassium-transporting ATPase subunit KdpA, whose protein sequence is MTTQAIVLLVLFLAVLLILSYPLGRYISRIADDKANVPGMGCLRWLEKGLYRVAGVKAETGMGWKQYAIALLIFNTLGALLVYAVQRLQVWLPLNPQNMANVSMDSSFNTAVSFVANTNWQGYTGEATMSYLTQMLVLAGQNFFSAATGIAVVFALIRGFSRHSATSIGNFWTDITRSTLYLLLPLSVIFAVFLMGQGVLQNFSGYKDVQLIDPVTYSQPKLGPDAQPLKDDKGAPIMETLTATTQTLPMGPVASQEAIKMLGTNGGGFFNANSAHPYENPSYLSNFMQMIAIFLIPAALCFAFGHMVGDMRQGWAVLTAMTVLFVAMTLTVMLSEQQTHPVLASMNIDQATSALQAGGNMEGKETRFGISASSLFVAVTTAASCGAVNAMHDSLMPIGGLVPIVLMQFGEVVFGGVGSGLYGMLIFAILAVFIAGLMIGRTPEYLGKKIQAYEMKMTSIAILVTPVLVLAGTAIAVMSEAGKAGILNPGAHGFSEVLYAFTSAANNNGSAFAGLSANTPFYNIMLAIAMWFGRFAMIVPVLAIAGSLAGKKRLEANAGTMPTHGPMFIALLVGTVVLISVLNYVPALALGPVVEHLQLIAK, encoded by the coding sequence ATGACTACGCAAGCAATTGTTTTATTGGTATTGTTCCTGGCCGTATTATTGATACTTTCTTATCCTTTAGGCCGTTATATCTCCAGGATAGCCGATGACAAGGCGAATGTACCCGGCATGGGCTGCTTGCGCTGGCTGGAAAAAGGCCTGTACCGTGTCGCAGGTGTTAAAGCAGAAACCGGCATGGGTTGGAAGCAATATGCGATAGCCCTGCTGATCTTTAATACCCTGGGTGCGTTGCTGGTGTATGCAGTGCAGCGCCTGCAAGTCTGGCTGCCTTTGAATCCGCAAAACATGGCGAATGTCAGCATGGATTCTTCCTTTAATACGGCGGTCAGCTTTGTCGCCAATACCAACTGGCAAGGCTATACCGGTGAAGCCACCATGAGTTACCTGACCCAGATGCTGGTGCTGGCCGGGCAAAACTTCTTTTCCGCAGCGACCGGCATAGCAGTCGTGTTTGCGCTGATACGCGGGTTCAGCCGTCATTCAGCCACATCCATAGGCAATTTCTGGACTGATATCACTCGTTCTACCCTGTATTTGCTGTTGCCATTGTCGGTAATATTCGCAGTCTTCCTCATGGGCCAGGGCGTGCTCCAGAATTTCTCTGGCTATAAAGATGTGCAACTGATCGACCCTGTGACTTATAGCCAGCCCAAGCTCGGTCCTGATGCGCAGCCTTTGAAGGATGACAAGGGTGCACCCATCATGGAAACCCTGACGGCAACTACCCAAACCCTGCCCATGGGCCCGGTGGCTTCGCAAGAGGCGATCAAGATGCTGGGTACCAATGGTGGTGGCTTTTTCAATGCCAACTCGGCACATCCTTATGAAAACCCCAGCTACCTGAGCAATTTCATGCAGATGATCGCCATCTTCCTGATCCCTGCTGCGCTGTGCTTTGCCTTTGGTCACATGGTCGGTGATATGCGCCAGGGCTGGGCAGTCTTGACGGCAATGACAGTCTTGTTCGTGGCCATGACGCTGACGGTGATGTTGTCTGAACAGCAGACCCATCCTGTGCTGGCCAGCATGAATATCGACCAGGCCACTTCAGCCCTGCAAGCCGGTGGCAATATGGAAGGCAAGGAAACCCGCTTCGGTATCAGCGCCTCCAGCCTGTTTGTGGCTGTGACTACCGCAGCATCTTGCGGTGCGGTGAATGCCATGCATGATTCCCTCATGCCTATTGGCGGTCTGGTACCTATCGTACTCATGCAGTTTGGTGAAGTGGTGTTTGGTGGCGTAGGCAGTGGTCTGTACGGCATGTTGATCTTCGCGATACTGGCCGTGTTTATCGCTGGCCTGATGATAGGCCGCACACCAGAATACCTGGGCAAGAAAATCCAGGCGTATGAAATGAAGATGACTTCCATCGCCATCCTGGTGACACCGGTCCTGGTGCTGGCAGGCACGGCCATTGCAGTGATGTCAGAAGCAGGCAAGGCTGGCATCCTTAACCCCGGCGCCCATGGTTTTTCTGAAGTGCTGTATGCCTTTACTTCAGCCGCCAACAACAATGGCAGTGCCTTTGCTGGCCTGAGTGCGAATACACCTTTCTACAACATCATGCTGGCAATCGCCATGTGGTTTGGTCGCTTTGCCATGATCGTGCCTGTGCTGGCGATAGCCGGTTCACTGGCAGGCAAGAAAAGGCTGGAAGCCAATGCTGGCACCATGCCCACCCATGGCCCCATGTTCATCGCCTTGCTGGTGGGTACGGTGGTGCTGATCAGTGTGCTCAATTATGTGCCTGCCCTGGCCCTGGGCCCGGTGGTTGAACATCTGCAACTGATAGCGAAATAA
- a CDS encoding GNAT family N-acetyltransferase produces MLIQTRNLVLRDFSAKDMAPYTALRSHPEFQRYYSEADVTTEKSVFLLELFIRQSQEIPRKKFQLAICSKEEVLMGSCGIRLEAPGLASLGFELGVAWQGKGMAREAAQAMLEFAFRKLQVQRVYAETLLENQGATTLCKSLGMRVSEAEIGRTYFKGRNWQTVVFEIYAQDFISNASHPRDGTRSGKQ; encoded by the coding sequence ATGCTTATACAAACAAGAAATCTGGTTTTGCGTGACTTCTCCGCGAAAGATATGGCACCGTATACGGCATTGCGCAGCCATCCAGAATTTCAGCGTTATTACAGCGAAGCAGATGTCACTACCGAAAAATCGGTTTTCCTGCTTGAACTTTTTATTCGGCAAAGCCAGGAAATCCCAAGGAAAAAATTCCAACTTGCTATTTGCAGCAAGGAAGAGGTACTCATGGGTTCTTGCGGCATCAGGCTGGAGGCACCAGGGTTGGCATCCCTGGGCTTTGAATTGGGCGTGGCATGGCAGGGTAAGGGCATGGCCAGAGAGGCAGCGCAGGCCATGCTGGAATTTGCTTTTCGTAAATTGCAGGTACAAAGAGTGTATGCCGAAACCCTGCTTGAAAATCAGGGAGCAACTACTTTGTGCAAATCGCTCGGTATGCGTGTTTCTGAAGCAGAAATCGGAAGGACATATTTCAAGGGCCGCAATTGGCAAACTGTAGTTTTTGAAATTTATGCGCAAGACTTTATTTCAAACGCGTCTCATCCCCGTGATGGAACGCGTTCTGGCAAGCAATGA